A region of Reichenbachiella carrageenanivorans DNA encodes the following proteins:
- a CDS encoding bifunctional nuclease family protein, with the protein MEKIKLDIIGLSSSHAQSGSFALVLGESEGGRRLPIIIGMFEAQAIAIEIEKITPNRPMTHDLFKSFAGNFEIDVKEIIISDLKEGVFFAKIVCIDSHGKKVNIDARPSDAIAIGIRFDADIYTNAAVMEEAGIVVTDEFEEELDTMSSADSEPKEEAKGKGIKKHSVEELNRMLDQALAEEDYEKAAQLRDELNRRN; encoded by the coding sequence TTGGAGAAAATAAAACTGGACATTATAGGATTATCCTCCAGCCATGCACAATCAGGCTCATTTGCACTGGTGTTAGGCGAATCGGAAGGTGGTCGACGACTACCCATTATCATTGGCATGTTTGAAGCACAAGCCATTGCCATTGAAATTGAAAAGATCACGCCCAACAGGCCCATGACTCATGATTTATTCAAGTCATTTGCTGGCAATTTCGAGATCGACGTCAAAGAAATCATCATTTCTGATCTAAAAGAAGGTGTGTTCTTTGCTAAGATCGTCTGTATCGATAGCCATGGCAAAAAAGTGAATATAGACGCTAGACCATCGGATGCGATAGCCATTGGTATTAGGTTCGACGCAGATATATACACCAATGCCGCAGTGATGGAAGAAGCTGGTATCGTAGTCACCGATGAATTTGAAGAAGAACTAGACACCATGTCCTCTGCCGATAGCGAACCTAAAGAGGAAGCCAAAGGCAAAGGCATCAAAAAGCACTCTGTAGAAGAATTGAATCGAATGCTCGATCAGGCACTTGCTGAAGAGGATTATGAAAAGGCCGCCCAACTGCGAGATGAATTGAACCGTAGAAACTAA
- a CDS encoding electron transfer flavoprotein subunit alpha/FixB family protein: MSILVFIEISEGEIKKSSLEAVSYAAGIGGEVTAIAFGEASQEALAAAGKAGANKVLHVADEKYKQGNIQAYASALAAAVDTTGAETIVLAKSSLGDPVSARLAIKIGASLASNVTELPDTSNGFTVKRSIYTGKAFANVDLTEGKRIIGIKKNAAIIKEDGADAAVEAFAVNAEDADFKVKVTSQEKATGEILLPEADLVVSGGRGLKGPENWGMIEDLAKTLGAATGCSKPVSDMDWRPHHEHVGQTGIKVAPSLYIAVGISGAIQHLAGVNSSKYIVVINKDPEAPFFKAADYGIVGDAFEVVPKLTEAIKALNN, encoded by the coding sequence ATGTCCATATTAGTATTCATAGAAATATCAGAAGGCGAGATCAAAAAATCGTCGTTGGAAGCGGTAAGCTATGCCGCAGGCATAGGTGGTGAGGTCACAGCCATTGCCTTTGGCGAAGCGAGCCAAGAGGCACTAGCAGCCGCAGGAAAAGCAGGTGCAAACAAAGTACTACATGTAGCCGACGAAAAATACAAACAAGGAAATATCCAAGCCTATGCTTCGGCATTAGCAGCAGCCGTAGATACTACTGGTGCAGAAACCATAGTACTAGCTAAATCGTCACTAGGCGATCCTGTATCCGCAAGATTAGCAATCAAAATTGGTGCTTCATTGGCTTCCAATGTAACCGAACTGCCAGACACGTCAAACGGCTTCACCGTGAAGCGTAGTATCTATACAGGCAAGGCTTTCGCCAATGTAGATTTGACCGAAGGCAAAAGAATAATAGGCATCAAAAAGAATGCGGCCATCATCAAAGAAGACGGTGCAGACGCAGCTGTAGAAGCCTTCGCTGTGAATGCAGAAGATGCAGATTTCAAAGTAAAAGTAACCTCACAAGAAAAAGCAACAGGAGAAATATTATTACCTGAAGCTGATCTTGTGGTATCAGGTGGTAGAGGACTCAAAGGCCCTGAAAACTGGGGCATGATCGAAGACCTAGCCAAGACACTCGGCGCAGCTACTGGATGTAGCAAACCAGTATCAGATATGGACTGGAGGCCACACCATGAGCACGTAGGACAGACGGGCATCAAAGTAGCGCCTTCCCTATACATAGCTGTAGGTATTTCAGGAGCGATCCAGCATTTGGCTGGTGTCAACTCTTCGAAGTACATTGTAGTAATCAACAAAGACCCTGAAGCACCATTTTTCAAAGCAGCCGACTACGGTATCGTGGGCGATGCATTTGAGGTGGTACCTAAATTAACAGAAGCCATCAAGGCATTAAACAATTAA
- a CDS encoding electron transfer flavoprotein subunit beta/FixA family protein produces the protein MKILVCITHVPDTTSKIAFTEGNTKFDQTGVQYIIGPYDDYALARAVELKEQTGGSITVLNVGEAETEPTLRKALAIGADDAIRINAFPKDSYFVANQIAQAAKEGNYDLILMGRESIDFNSGVVHSMVGELLSMPSLSPVMTLDIEGSTAKMTREIEGGKEYLEADLPLVLGCQEPIAEWKIPNMRGIMTARTKPLNVVEPTDDTAKTQLSTYEMPPAKGAVKMIDADNVSELVDLLKNEAKVL, from the coding sequence ATGAAGATTCTTGTTTGTATTACGCACGTTCCAGACACGACTTCCAAAATTGCCTTTACTGAAGGCAATACCAAGTTTGATCAGACGGGTGTGCAATATATCATCGGACCATATGATGATTACGCATTGGCCAGAGCCGTAGAACTCAAAGAACAAACTGGCGGGAGTATCACGGTACTCAACGTGGGAGAAGCTGAAACCGAACCCACCTTGAGGAAAGCACTAGCCATAGGAGCAGATGATGCCATTCGCATCAATGCCTTCCCTAAGGACTCCTACTTCGTAGCCAACCAGATAGCCCAAGCAGCCAAAGAAGGCAACTATGATTTGATATTGATGGGGCGCGAGTCGATCGACTTCAATAGTGGCGTGGTACATAGCATGGTAGGCGAACTACTCAGCATGCCGTCACTCTCTCCTGTAATGACGCTAGACATCGAAGGCTCTACTGCCAAAATGACCAGAGAAATAGAAGGAGGAAAAGAATATTTAGAAGCTGATTTGCCATTGGTATTGGGCTGTCAGGAGCCTATAGCAGAATGGAAGATTCCAAACATGCGAGGCATCATGACTGCCAGAACCAAACCACTCAATGTAGTAGAACCTACAGACGACACGGCAAAGACTCAATTGAGTACATACGAAATGCCTCCTGCCAAAGGAGCCGTAAAAATGATCGATGCGGACAACGTATCTGAATTGGTGGATCTGTTGAAAAACGAAGCCAAAGTACTCTAA
- a CDS encoding DUF3347 domain-containing protein, with translation MKFTYLIIAGLFVSACSSPKESQEEATKEAVVPVATETAADGVQFKSKGIQTIYSAYEKLRDALVATDYETAKTFAAELSKALKTDESTEQQASFADGILNAGEIETARAIFSELNNSMESVFEGSVESGELNQCYCPMALDNTGAFWFSTKKEIENPYFGDKMLKCGMIKKTIK, from the coding sequence ATGAAATTCACCTATCTGATCATAGCAGGCCTGTTCGTATCTGCATGCAGCAGCCCTAAAGAAAGCCAAGAAGAAGCAACAAAAGAAGCCGTAGTTCCTGTCGCAACCGAAACAGCCGCTGATGGCGTACAATTCAAAAGCAAAGGCATCCAAACCATCTATAGCGCTTACGAAAAACTTCGAGATGCACTAGTAGCTACAGACTATGAAACAGCCAAGACATTTGCTGCTGAACTGAGCAAGGCATTAAAAACAGACGAAAGTACAGAACAACAAGCAAGTTTTGCAGATGGGATTTTAAATGCTGGCGAAATAGAAACTGCCCGAGCTATATTTTCTGAACTCAACAACTCCATGGAAAGTGTATTCGAAGGGTCTGTAGAATCTGGAGAACTCAACCAATGCTACTGCCCTATGGCTCTCGACAACACTGGTGCCTTTTGGTTTAGCACTAAAAAAGAAATTGAAAACCCATACTTTGGCGACAAGATGCTAAAGTGCGGTATGATCAAAAAAACCATAAAGTAA
- a CDS encoding potassium channel family protein: MPYRYHIILVVILVNILVPGFFPDDIRTAFVAPAFNVLLLGACFLVIQRMRKAAMYIAMAGVLGVIFNWFDGYTGLIGLLILSIYVLITAFELFSDLVRKEKIGLPEILGAFDGYMLIGYIGALLCLAIHIAESGAFAHVVSGRAGAQDLLYFSYITMLTIGYGDIVPLIPASKGLSIVLGLIGQFYLVVVVATFVGKFLIHSNEK, encoded by the coding sequence ATGCCTTACCGCTATCACATCATATTAGTAGTGATACTGGTTAATATTCTCGTTCCAGGTTTTTTTCCTGATGATATTCGCACTGCATTTGTTGCACCTGCATTCAATGTGCTTTTGCTGGGTGCGTGTTTTTTGGTGATTCAAAGAATGAGAAAAGCAGCTATGTATATAGCTATGGCTGGTGTTTTGGGGGTTATATTCAATTGGTTCGATGGTTATACTGGACTGATTGGGTTATTGATATTATCCATTTATGTGCTGATTACAGCCTTTGAGCTGTTTAGTGATCTAGTGAGAAAAGAAAAGATAGGATTACCAGAGATTTTGGGTGCATTCGATGGTTATATGCTTATCGGGTATATTGGAGCTTTGTTGTGCCTTGCTATACATATCGCTGAGTCAGGAGCTTTTGCTCATGTGGTATCAGGTAGGGCAGGAGCACAGGATTTGTTGTATTTTAGCTATATCACCATGCTTACAATTGGATATGGCGATATAGTACCACTTATCCCCGCATCCAAGGGCTTATCAATTGTTTTAGGGTTGATTGGTCAGTTTTATTTGGTAGTAGTTGTTGCCACTTTCGTGGGAAAATTTTTAATACATTCAAACGAAAAATAA
- a CDS encoding S1C family serine protease, whose translation MKMKNKWTLIALLLVSQLGHAQSLSEWYQQLSPSVVKVIISEKEIRPQDGQMVDAQGIGSGVLISDEGLVLTASHVVQTADNIKVQFNDGETIPAHVVASATYADVATIKLSWLPKGKHPVKLGNSDSTKVGDEIFMIGSPYGLDYSLSVGYISGRHIKNKFAHGQPAIEFFQTDAAINHGNSGGPMFNMKGEVIGVASFILSESGGFQGLGFAATSNVCQALLLDSPTPWTGMVAVMVAGELASALNIPQGAGLLIQKVTLFSPLGMIGVKGGNIPLEIAGESVVIGGDVILSINGIPLSNETNLERARESFADLTPGDSFVITVWRGGEREKLKGKFGDN comes from the coding sequence ATGAAGATGAAAAATAAATGGACGCTGATCGCCTTGTTGCTTGTTTCTCAGCTGGGGCATGCGCAATCATTGAGCGAATGGTATCAGCAATTGTCTCCTTCAGTTGTCAAAGTTATTATTTCCGAAAAGGAAATCAGACCCCAAGATGGTCAGATGGTAGATGCACAGGGCATCGGATCAGGTGTGCTGATTAGTGATGAAGGTTTGGTGCTCACGGCCTCTCATGTGGTGCAGACTGCCGACAATATCAAAGTGCAATTCAACGATGGAGAAACTATTCCAGCCCATGTGGTGGCTTCGGCTACTTATGCAGATGTGGCTACGATCAAACTGTCTTGGCTGCCCAAGGGAAAGCATCCAGTGAAGTTGGGTAATTCGGATTCTACTAAGGTTGGTGATGAAATATTTATGATTGGGTCGCCTTATGGATTAGACTATAGTCTCTCTGTAGGGTATATCAGTGGCAGACACATCAAAAATAAATTTGCTCATGGGCAGCCCGCTATTGAGTTTTTTCAAACAGATGCAGCCATCAATCATGGCAATTCGGGCGGTCCTATGTTCAACATGAAAGGAGAGGTGATCGGTGTGGCCAGTTTTATACTCTCCGAGTCTGGAGGCTTTCAAGGGTTGGGCTTTGCGGCTACTTCCAATGTCTGTCAGGCTTTGTTACTCGATAGCCCTACGCCATGGACAGGTATGGTGGCTGTAATGGTGGCTGGTGAGTTGGCCAGTGCATTGAATATCCCACAAGGAGCAGGTTTGCTTATCCAAAAGGTGACTTTGTTTTCTCCATTGGGTATGATCGGAGTGAAGGGAGGTAATATCCCTTTGGAGATCGCGGGCGAATCTGTCGTGATCGGAGGAGATGTGATTCTGTCGATCAATGGCATACCGCTGTCTAATGAAACCAACCTAGAACGAGCCAGAGAATCCTTTGCGGATTTGACACCTGGAGACTCTTTTGTTATTACCGTATGGAGGGGTGGCGAAAGAGAAAAATTGAAAGGTAAATTTGGAGATAACTGA
- the recQ gene encoding DNA helicase RecQ — MTNISTTLPNTELLAKALTILKETFGYGQFRSLQEEVISQALAGQDALVIMPTGGGKSICYQIPALVQDGSCLVISPLISLMKDQVEALRQNGVSAAFLNSTLTGSQQRMIEEQFMAGEIKALYVSPEKLMTRDFFNVLKSAKLNLIAVDEAHCISQWGHDFRPEYTKLKFIKEQFPKVPVMALTATADKATRTDILNQLNIVHAKTFLASFDRPNLNLNVRPAQKRVETIINWIKKQPDESGIIYCLSRKSTESLTAKLQAQGIDADFYHAGMDAQVKDKVQERFIRDDLKVVCATIAFGMGIDKSNVRWVIHHNLPKNLESYYQEIGRAGRDGLNSKTLLFYSYSDVMQLKQFIEQGEQKELLEAKLQRMQQFAEATSCRRKLLLSYFGEQLEKDCGNCDVCRNPPEFMDGLKLAQMALSAVARTQQKVGSRMLIDILRGSGRQDLFQLGYQNIKTYGVGKDHGFMEWQHFIGQFLNLGLLEIAFDQHNILRITDLGKKALYGEIEVKISKPESQEERKQRLTPTTPTKKAQQTDALFERLRALRKRLAEAQGIAAYLVFSDATLQELSIHRPTTDDEILNISGIGQRKADQYGREFINEIITFIKEKTLEGEKIKGATHLVTFELLKDGLEPKEIAKKRNLNIVTIFSHLATLYEQGQDIELSSYISKQEQNQIFEGIAKTGETEQLKPLFEHFEQKMPYDKLRLGLAIYKREQLLKKG, encoded by the coding sequence ATGACGAATATAAGTACCACCTTGCCCAACACCGAACTATTGGCGAAAGCCCTTACCATACTCAAAGAAACCTTCGGCTACGGACAATTTCGCTCTCTGCAAGAAGAAGTCATTAGTCAGGCACTCGCAGGCCAAGACGCCTTAGTGATCATGCCTACAGGTGGCGGAAAATCCATCTGCTATCAAATCCCAGCGCTGGTACAAGATGGTTCCTGCCTAGTCATTTCTCCACTCATTTCACTTATGAAAGATCAGGTAGAGGCTTTGCGCCAAAATGGCGTATCGGCGGCTTTTCTCAACAGCACACTCACAGGCAGCCAGCAACGCATGATAGAAGAGCAGTTTATGGCTGGAGAGATCAAGGCACTCTACGTCTCACCAGAAAAATTAATGACCAGAGATTTTTTCAATGTACTCAAATCAGCCAAGCTCAACCTGATCGCCGTAGATGAAGCACATTGCATCTCACAATGGGGTCATGACTTTCGTCCAGAATACACAAAGCTCAAATTTATCAAAGAGCAGTTCCCCAAAGTGCCTGTCATGGCACTTACAGCCACAGCCGATAAAGCCACCCGTACCGACATCCTCAACCAACTGAATATCGTCCATGCAAAAACCTTCTTGGCTTCGTTTGACCGGCCAAATCTAAACCTCAACGTACGACCAGCGCAGAAACGTGTGGAGACCATCATCAACTGGATCAAAAAACAACCTGACGAATCTGGCATCATCTATTGCCTAAGTAGAAAAAGCACAGAAAGTCTAACGGCCAAGCTGCAGGCGCAAGGCATAGATGCGGATTTTTATCATGCTGGCATGGATGCCCAAGTCAAAGACAAAGTTCAGGAGCGATTTATCCGAGACGATCTCAAAGTGGTATGTGCCACCATCGCTTTCGGCATGGGAATAGACAAATCCAATGTACGCTGGGTGATCCACCACAACCTACCCAAAAACCTCGAAAGCTACTATCAGGAAATCGGCCGCGCGGGCAGAGATGGACTAAATTCTAAAACCCTCCTATTCTACAGCTACAGCGACGTGATGCAACTCAAACAGTTTATCGAGCAGGGTGAACAAAAAGAACTTCTAGAGGCCAAACTTCAACGCATGCAGCAGTTTGCAGAAGCTACCTCATGCCGAAGAAAACTCCTACTTAGCTACTTTGGCGAGCAACTCGAAAAAGACTGCGGCAACTGCGACGTATGCCGAAACCCTCCTGAGTTTATGGATGGGCTCAAGCTAGCACAGATGGCTCTATCTGCTGTAGCTCGTACCCAACAAAAAGTGGGTTCACGTATGCTCATCGATATCTTGCGTGGCTCTGGCAGACAGGACTTATTCCAACTGGGGTATCAAAACATCAAAACTTATGGAGTAGGCAAAGACCATGGATTTATGGAGTGGCAACACTTTATTGGGCAATTCCTAAATCTTGGTTTATTAGAAATCGCCTTCGACCAACACAACATTCTGAGAATTACCGATCTTGGCAAAAAAGCGCTCTATGGCGAAATAGAAGTAAAAATAAGTAAACCAGAATCACAAGAAGAAAGAAAGCAACGCCTCACGCCTACTACTCCTACCAAAAAGGCGCAGCAAACAGATGCCCTATTCGAGCGTCTGCGAGCGCTCAGAAAGCGATTAGCGGAAGCCCAAGGCATAGCCGCCTATTTGGTATTCAGTGATGCTACGCTCCAAGAGCTGTCGATTCACAGGCCTACCACAGACGACGAGATACTCAATATATCTGGTATAGGACAGCGCAAAGCAGACCAGTATGGTCGAGAGTTTATCAATGAGATCATCACCTTTATTAAAGAAAAAACGCTCGAAGGTGAGAAAATAAAAGGGGCAACCCATCTGGTGACTTTCGAACTACTCAAAGATGGCCTGGAGCCTAAAGAAATCGCTAAGAAAAGAAACCTGAATATCGTCACTATCTTCTCTCATCTGGCCACGCTCTACGAGCAAGGACAGGACATCGAGTTATCGAGCTACATCAGCAAACAAGAACAAAATCAAATTTTTGAAGGCATAGCTAAAACAGGAGAAACAGAGCAGCTCAAACCTCTTTTTGAGCACTTCGAGCAAAAGATGCCTTATGATAAATTAAGACTCGGATTGGCCATATATAAGCGAGAGCAACTGCTAAAAAAAGGATAA
- a CDS encoding lactoylglutathione lyase family protein yields the protein MKETRYPRSFSHIGLTVPDIEKAVHFYQEVMGWYVIMAPSTVKKERETAIGQMCIDVFGENWDEFEIAHMSTSDGIGIELFSFPNGTKEAPAFNPFNTGLFHFCVQDPNIEALTQKIVAHGGKQRMPIREYYPNEKPFKMVYVEDPFGIVFEIYSHSYELTYSSGAYQV from the coding sequence ATGAAAGAAACCAGATACCCAAGATCCTTTTCACATATCGGACTCACAGTACCAGACATAGAAAAAGCCGTTCATTTTTATCAAGAAGTAATGGGCTGGTATGTGATCATGGCGCCTTCAACAGTTAAAAAAGAAAGAGAAACAGCTATCGGACAAATGTGTATTGATGTATTTGGAGAAAACTGGGATGAATTCGAAATCGCGCATATGTCTACCTCCGACGGCATAGGTATCGAACTCTTTTCATTTCCTAATGGCACAAAAGAAGCTCCCGCTTTCAACCCATTCAACACAGGCCTTTTTCACTTTTGTGTTCAAGACCCAAATATTGAAGCATTGACCCAAAAGATTGTAGCTCATGGAGGGAAACAACGTATGCCCATCCGCGAATATTACCCAAATGAAAAACCCTTCAAGATGGTCTATGTGGAAGACCCTTTTGGCATAGTCTTCGAGATTTACTCGCACAGTTATGAACTCACCTATTCTTCTGGAGCTTATCAAGTCTAA
- a CDS encoding DUF349 domain-containing protein, whose translation MYQEKEREKIYKKFKTACDEFFNKKRGHSKDMESSYEDNLKKKEEICTSLEALIGVEDLLPEQVYELQDAFNNIGFVPKKSIKSIQNRYQEALNNVIAQAKDFEEDELTELKSLVRINKIKSGPHGDHKLQRKEHSIKRKIQTLEKDVSTWKNNLGFFANSKTASEMLKDFEEKIKKAELELEELKEELKLITYAEH comes from the coding sequence CTGTACCAGGAAAAAGAACGTGAAAAAATATACAAAAAATTCAAAACGGCATGCGATGAATTTTTCAACAAAAAACGTGGACATTCCAAAGACATGGAATCTTCATATGAAGACAATCTAAAAAAGAAGGAAGAAATCTGCACGTCACTAGAAGCGCTAATTGGAGTAGAAGACCTACTCCCAGAGCAAGTGTACGAACTACAAGATGCCTTCAACAACATAGGCTTTGTACCTAAAAAATCGATCAAATCGATCCAAAACAGGTATCAAGAAGCACTAAACAATGTGATTGCTCAGGCGAAAGATTTCGAAGAAGATGAATTGACCGAATTGAAATCTCTTGTAAGAATCAACAAAATCAAATCAGGCCCTCACGGTGATCACAAACTCCAACGCAAGGAGCACTCGATCAAACGCAAAATTCAAACACTAGAAAAAGACGTATCTACCTGGAAAAACAATTTAGGCTTCTTTGCTAATTCCAAAACAGCTTCAGAGATGTTGAAGGATTTTGAAGAAAAAATCAAAAAAGCAGAGCTAGAATTAGAAGAATTAAAAGAAGAGCTAAAGTTGATTACCTACGCGGAACATTGA
- a CDS encoding DUF349 domain-containing protein — MTGSTDDKSTNPGAVQGKPELTNEKEDTLDPTSDSPEKEVAPEASAPAVEEVAQETPAEKQEVPAAEASEVEETAPVETPSSETSTPVAESIAKAAPQNEEPTDATPKSDSTNEKDNKEEEENEEEEIDYTNYTKEQLTQALADLSNTEDGFKKVRTIGAIKRSYDEIFQAERAEALKRFEADGGSKDDFQYKLEECSIKFEAYYKILREKKSKNAKEHEKQKERNLELKNALLERLRVFVDDDENTSSINALKKMQEEWKAIGPVHHQHNRTLWANYNALMDRYYDHRSIYFELKELDRKKNLEAKEDLCKQAESLDALENLNEAIKRLNELHEEYKHIGPVPKEAQEDTWQRFKAASDQVYAKRKDYVSHLKEELSENYEKKIKIAERIAEYAKFTSDNIGEWNSKTKELLAIQKEWETVGAMPKDQAKAVNKRFWGDFKSFFHNKSLFFKTLDAQREENLKLKQALVEKAVELQNNENWEETASAYKTLQKDWKEIGPVPGKRT, encoded by the coding sequence ATGACTGGATCCACTGATGACAAATCAACGAATCCGGGGGCTGTTCAGGGCAAACCTGAATTAACAAACGAAAAAGAAGATACGCTTGATCCCACCTCCGATTCACCCGAAAAAGAAGTTGCACCCGAAGCCTCAGCTCCTGCTGTAGAAGAAGTCGCACAAGAAACTCCCGCCGAAAAGCAGGAAGTACCTGCAGCAGAAGCCTCGGAAGTAGAAGAAACGGCACCCGTAGAAACGCCTAGCTCAGAAACATCAACTCCTGTAGCTGAGTCCATAGCCAAAGCCGCTCCCCAAAATGAAGAGCCAACGGACGCCACTCCTAAATCTGACTCCACCAATGAGAAAGACAACAAGGAAGAGGAGGAAAATGAGGAAGAAGAAATCGACTACACCAACTACACCAAAGAGCAACTCACACAAGCACTCGCCGATCTCTCTAACACTGAAGATGGGTTCAAAAAAGTTCGCACCATTGGAGCAATCAAGCGCAGCTACGATGAAATATTCCAAGCAGAGCGCGCCGAAGCATTAAAGAGATTTGAAGCTGATGGAGGTTCAAAAGACGACTTCCAATACAAACTCGAAGAATGCTCCATCAAGTTTGAAGCCTACTACAAAATTCTCCGAGAAAAGAAATCCAAAAATGCCAAAGAGCACGAGAAACAGAAAGAACGTAATCTTGAACTCAAAAATGCATTACTCGAAAGACTAAGAGTGTTTGTGGATGACGATGAAAACACATCAAGCATCAACGCACTCAAAAAAATGCAAGAAGAATGGAAGGCTATAGGACCTGTTCATCACCAGCACAATCGTACCCTGTGGGCCAACTATAATGCGCTTATGGATCGATACTACGACCATAGAAGCATTTACTTCGAACTCAAAGAACTCGACAGAAAGAAAAACCTTGAGGCCAAAGAAGACTTGTGCAAACAAGCCGAATCGCTAGATGCCTTAGAAAACCTAAATGAAGCCATCAAACGATTGAATGAGCTACATGAGGAGTACAAGCACATTGGCCCCGTGCCCAAAGAAGCACAAGAAGATACTTGGCAGCGGTTCAAGGCTGCCTCGGATCAAGTATATGCCAAACGAAAAGACTATGTATCTCACCTCAAGGAAGAATTGAGTGAGAACTACGAGAAGAAAATTAAAATCGCTGAAAGGATCGCTGAATATGCCAAATTCACCTCTGACAACATCGGTGAATGGAATTCCAAAACCAAGGAGCTGCTAGCCATTCAGAAAGAATGGGAAACAGTAGGTGCCATGCCAAAAGATCAAGCCAAAGCGGTGAACAAAAGGTTTTGGGGGGATTTCAAATCATTCTTTCACAACAAGTCGCTGTTCTTCAAAACACTGGATGCTCAACGAGAAGAAAATCTCAAGCTCAAGCAAGCACTAGTAGAAAAGGCTGTTGAACTCCAAAATAACGAAAACTGGGAAGAAACGGCCAGCGCCTACAAGACACTGCAGAAAGACTGGAAAGAAATAGGCCCTGTACCAGGAAAAAGAACGTGA
- a CDS encoding YqgE/AlgH family protein yields MDYFHSKQKFTPERGDVLISEPYLPDPNFERTVVLICEHDENGTFGYVLNKPSSALLEDVVDQISDFKEKLFIGGPVQQDTLHFIHRAPEAMPSGQLIGNDIYWGGDYDQLLSMIDLKQLRPEDFRFFLGYSGWAAGQLEEELEAKSWIVYKGISASHIFDIDENSLWKEVLKSLGGKFKMFANYPADPNMN; encoded by the coding sequence ATGGATTATTTTCATTCAAAACAAAAATTCACTCCTGAGCGCGGAGATGTACTCATCTCAGAGCCCTATTTACCAGATCCCAATTTTGAACGCACTGTCGTCTTGATCTGTGAGCACGACGAAAACGGGACATTTGGCTATGTTTTGAACAAACCCTCCTCGGCACTATTGGAGGATGTAGTCGATCAAATTTCTGATTTCAAAGAGAAGCTCTTTATCGGAGGTCCCGTGCAGCAAGATACCCTACACTTTATTCATCGAGCCCCCGAAGCCATGCCTTCTGGCCAACTGATCGGGAATGACATCTATTGGGGAGGCGACTATGACCAGTTGCTGTCCATGATAGACCTCAAACAATTAAGGCCAGAAGATTTCAGGTTCTTTTTAGGCTATTCGGGATGGGCTGCGGGCCAACTCGAAGAAGAACTAGAAGCCAAATCATGGATCGTATACAAAGGTATCTCAGCTAGTCATATTTTCGACATTGATGAAAACTCACTTTGGAAAGAAGTATTAAAAAGCCTAGGTGGCAAGTTCAAAATGTTTGCTAATTACCCCGCAGATCCAAATATGAACTAA
- the miaE gene encoding tRNA-(ms[2]io[6]A)-hydroxylase, with protein MQLRVPLCYDSSPEWVATVLNDFDAFLQDHADCERKASSMAMSFVAKFPDRLEIIPELIDTAVEELEHFRSVYQVMQKRGIQLNHEIREDKYVKQLIQSCRSGREERFMDRLLLASIVENRGAERFRLIYENLPTGELKDFYRDLWASEAKHGEVFVKMALIYFNEDEVYTRLKEMNEIEGKIMEAMPLSPRLH; from the coding sequence ATGCAGTTACGAGTTCCGCTATGCTACGACAGCTCACCCGAATGGGTCGCCACTGTCTTGAATGATTTTGACGCTTTTTTACAAGACCATGCCGACTGCGAGCGAAAAGCTTCTTCGATGGCGATGAGCTTTGTAGCCAAATTTCCTGATCGGCTAGAGATCATCCCAGAGCTGATCGACACCGCGGTAGAAGAACTTGAGCATTTTCGTTCTGTCTATCAGGTCATGCAAAAACGAGGCATCCAACTCAACCATGAGATCCGTGAAGACAAATACGTAAAGCAGCTCATCCAAAGCTGCAGAAGCGGGCGTGAAGAGCGATTTATGGATCGGCTACTCCTCGCCTCTATAGTAGAAAACAGGGGAGCTGAGCGGTTTCGATTGATCTACGAAAACCTACCTACAGGAGAGTTAAAGGATTTTTACAGAGACCTATGGGCATCGGAAGCCAAACACGGCGAAGTGTTTGTGAAAATGGCCCTAATTTATTTTAACGAAGACGAAGTATATACACGATTAAAGGAAATGAACGAGATAGAAGGCAAAATCATGGAAGCCATGCCGCTATCTCCCCGACTACATTAA